A single Pseudomonas putida DNA region contains:
- a CDS encoding SDR family oxidoreductase — MPTVLITGCSSGIGRALADAFRDAGHEVWATARKPDDVEQLSSAGFTARQLDVNDGEALKRLADELEAQHGRLDMLVNNAGYGAMGPLLDGGVDALRQQFETNVFAVVGVTRALFPLLRRARGLVVNIGSVSGVLVTPFAGAYCASKAAVHALSDAMRLELAPFGIQVMEVQPGAIASQFASNAQRQAEQVLAADSAWWPLREHVQARARASQDKPTSAAEFAQGVLAAVGKSPVPAVVRLGNGSTALPLMARLLPRRLLDWALRKRFGLLRPL, encoded by the coding sequence ATGCCCACCGTCCTGATCACCGGTTGTTCCAGCGGCATCGGCCGCGCCCTGGCCGACGCCTTCCGCGATGCCGGCCATGAAGTCTGGGCCACGGCCCGCAAGCCCGACGATGTCGAGCAACTGTCCTCCGCCGGCTTCACTGCACGGCAACTGGACGTCAACGATGGCGAAGCGCTCAAGCGCCTGGCCGATGAGCTGGAAGCGCAACACGGGCGCCTCGACATGCTGGTTAACAACGCCGGCTACGGCGCCATGGGCCCGCTGCTCGACGGCGGCGTCGATGCCCTGCGCCAGCAGTTCGAGACCAACGTCTTCGCCGTGGTCGGCGTCACCCGCGCACTGTTCCCGCTGCTGCGTCGCGCACGCGGGTTGGTGGTGAATATCGGCAGTGTCTCGGGCGTGCTGGTCACGCCATTCGCCGGCGCGTACTGCGCGTCCAAGGCCGCCGTGCATGCCTTGAGTGATGCCATGCGCCTGGAGCTGGCGCCATTCGGGATTCAGGTGATGGAAGTGCAGCCCGGGGCAATTGCCTCGCAATTCGCCAGCAATGCACAGCGCCAGGCTGAACAGGTGCTGGCGGCGGACTCGGCGTGGTGGCCGCTGCGCGAACATGTGCAGGCACGGGCGCGGGCCTCGCAGGACAAGCCGACGTCAGCAGCTGAATTTGCTCAAGGCGTGTTGGCAGCAGTTGGCAAGTCGCCAGTGCCGGCGGTGGTGCGGTTGGGCAATGGCAGCACAGCGCTGCCGTTGATGGCCCGCTTGCTGCCGCGACGGCTGCTGGACTGGGCGTTGCGCAAGCGCTTCGGACTGCTGCGCCCGCTTTGA
- a CDS encoding MFS transporter, producing the protein MSSLSAPSAAIAAAPAPAAPVQTAFGLRVVVGLFGVLLAVLCAGLNESVTKISLADIRGAMGIGADEGAWLLAVYSAASVSAMAFAPWLATTFSLRRFTMSAVGLFAVLGLLQPFAPNLHSLMLLRVLQGFASGALPPMLMSVALRFLPPGIKVYGLACYALTATFGPNLGTPLAGLWTEYVGWQWAFWQIILPCALAMFCVGWGLPQDPLRLERFKQFDWRGVLLGLPAISCIVLGLSLGDRWGWFDSPLICWLLGGGVLLLVLFMYNEWSEPLPFFQLRMLQRRNLSFALVTLAGVLIVLSGVSSIPSAYLAQIQGYRPAQTSPLMMLVAMPQLIALPLTAALCNIRAVDCRWVLAIGLAMLAVSCVGSSLLTSEWIRGDFYPFYLLQVFGQPMAVLPLLMLSTNGMTPQEGPFASSWFNTVKGLAAVIAGGLLDALGTLRRHFHSNHLVDSLGNAPLIDGNAVGLAKRMHDQALVLTSADLYLVMACIAVALICLIPFVPTRVYPPRAVA; encoded by the coding sequence ATGAGTTCCCTGTCCGCCCCTTCTGCCGCGATTGCCGCCGCCCCCGCGCCGGCCGCGCCTGTGCAGACGGCGTTCGGCCTGCGGGTGGTGGTCGGGCTGTTCGGCGTGTTGCTGGCAGTGCTGTGTGCCGGCCTCAACGAGTCGGTGACCAAGATTTCCCTCGCCGACATCCGCGGCGCCATGGGTATTGGTGCCGATGAAGGGGCGTGGCTGCTGGCGGTGTATAGCGCAGCTTCCGTCTCGGCCATGGCCTTTGCCCCTTGGCTGGCCACCACCTTCTCCCTGCGCCGCTTCACCATGAGTGCGGTCGGCCTGTTCGCCGTGCTGGGTTTGCTGCAACCGTTCGCCCCCAACCTGCACAGCCTGATGCTGCTGCGCGTGCTCCAGGGCTTTGCCTCGGGTGCATTGCCGCCGATGCTGATGAGTGTGGCGCTGCGCTTCCTGCCTCCTGGTATCAAGGTCTACGGCCTGGCCTGTTATGCACTGACCGCCACCTTCGGGCCCAACCTTGGCACACCGCTGGCTGGCCTGTGGACCGAGTACGTCGGTTGGCAGTGGGCGTTCTGGCAAATCATCCTGCCCTGCGCGCTGGCCATGTTCTGTGTCGGTTGGGGCCTGCCGCAGGACCCGCTGCGCCTGGAGCGCTTCAAGCAATTCGACTGGCGTGGCGTGTTGCTCGGCCTGCCGGCCATCAGTTGCATCGTCCTCGGCCTGTCGCTGGGAGACCGCTGGGGCTGGTTCGATTCGCCGCTGATCTGCTGGTTGCTGGGCGGTGGCGTGCTGTTGCTGGTGCTGTTCATGTACAACGAATGGTCCGAACCTCTGCCGTTCTTCCAGCTGCGCATGCTGCAACGGCGCAACCTCAGTTTCGCCCTGGTGACCTTGGCCGGTGTGCTGATCGTGTTGTCCGGTGTGAGCAGCATTCCGTCGGCGTACCTGGCGCAGATCCAGGGCTACCGCCCGGCGCAGACCAGCCCGCTGATGATGCTGGTGGCCATGCCGCAGCTGATCGCGCTGCCGCTGACCGCAGCGCTGTGCAACATCCGTGCGGTGGACTGCCGCTGGGTGCTGGCCATCGGCCTGGCCATGCTGGCGGTGTCGTGCGTGGGCAGCAGCCTGCTGACCAGCGAGTGGATCCGCGGTGATTTCTACCCGTTCTACCTGCTCCAGGTTTTTGGCCAGCCAATGGCCGTGCTGCCGCTGCTGATGCTCTCCACCAACGGCATGACCCCGCAGGAAGGCCCGTTCGCCTCCAGCTGGTTCAACACCGTCAAAGGCCTGGCCGCGGTGATTGCCGGAGGCCTGCTGGACGCCTTGGGCACCCTGCGCCGGCATTTCCATTCCAACCACCTGGTGGACAGCCTGGGCAACGCCCCGCTGATCGACGGCAACGCCGTGGGCCTCGCCAAGCGCATGCACGACCAGGCGCTGGTGCTGACCTCGGCCGACCTGTACCTGGTCATGGCCTGCATCGCCGTGGCGTTGATCTGCCTGATTCCTTTCGTGCCTACCCGGGTCTATCCGCCGCGCGCGGTGGCCTGA
- a CDS encoding LysR family transcriptional regulator, whose product MQLPDMNLLVALDALLDEGSVVGAAQRMNLSPAAMSRTLGRIRDALGDPILVRAGRGLVPTPRALALREQVAALVEQAGEVFRSADEVDLSRLDRACNIRTNDLFIALYGAQLLRRMHEQAPRTVLRFVPESPGGDDDSVLRDGRTDLIISSTVDLGPEIKVQSLFQTYYVGLARRDHPIFDQPITPDSFASYPQISVSRRGRANGPIDVELANFKVQRRVALITPSFHSALFSLPDSDLILPMPANILNSVHKLGLPLRSFEIPVPLERVTVLQAWHPRFHNDPAHRWLRQTLKACCSVDP is encoded by the coding sequence ATGCAACTCCCGGACATGAACCTGCTCGTCGCCCTCGATGCCTTACTCGATGAAGGTAGCGTGGTGGGCGCCGCGCAGCGCATGAACCTGAGCCCGGCGGCGATGAGCCGCACCTTGGGGCGTATCCGTGATGCCCTGGGCGACCCGATCCTCGTGCGTGCCGGCCGTGGCCTGGTACCGACGCCACGGGCGCTGGCCCTGCGCGAGCAGGTGGCGGCGCTGGTGGAGCAGGCCGGTGAAGTGTTCCGCAGCGCCGACGAAGTCGACTTGTCCAGGCTCGATCGCGCTTGCAACATTCGCACCAATGACCTGTTCATCGCCTTGTATGGCGCCCAGCTGTTGCGGCGCATGCATGAGCAGGCACCACGCACGGTGCTGCGTTTCGTGCCGGAAAGCCCCGGCGGTGATGACGACAGCGTGCTGCGCGATGGGCGTACCGACCTGATCATCAGCTCGACCGTCGACCTGGGCCCGGAGATCAAGGTGCAGAGCCTGTTCCAGACTTACTATGTAGGGCTGGCGCGGCGCGATCATCCGATCTTCGACCAACCCATCACACCGGACAGCTTTGCCAGTTATCCACAGATCAGCGTGTCCCGCCGTGGCCGGGCCAACGGGCCGATCGATGTCGAGCTGGCCAATTTCAAGGTGCAGCGGCGGGTGGCGCTGATTACCCCGAGTTTTCACTCGGCATTGTTCTCGCTGCCCGATTCCGACCTGATCCTGCCGATGCCGGCCAACATCCTCAACAGCGTGCACAAGCTCGGCCTGCCGTTACGCTCGTTCGAGATCCCGGTGCCGCTGGAGCGGGTGACAGTACTGCAGGCCTGGCACCCGCGCTTCCATAACGACCCCGCCCACCGCTGGTTGCGGCAGACCTTGAAGGCTTGCTGCAGCGTCGATCCTTGA
- a CDS encoding FUSC family protein, whose amino-acid sequence MSTSSLPVRWLQSLEWRRGFFAWARTDGVTWVYIFKVLAAAFITLWLAMRLELPQPRTAMITVFIVMQPQSGHVFAKSFYRVLGTLAGSAMMVALIAIFPQNTELFLPSLAVWVGLCSAGAMRYRTFRAYGFVLAGYTAAMIGLPVLQHPDQAFMAAVWRVLEIALGILVSTFVSAAILPQSASAAMRNALYQRFGVFAGVVVEALRGDSQRDRFETSNVRFVAEAVGLESLRNVTAFEDPHMRRRSGRLVRMNSEFMAITTRFNALHRLLERLRARGPLQIVGAIEPGLNTLVELLQPYVGRALTDADALRLTLELAAYKEGLQAQVRGLRADYVATGPSESDLLDFHTAFELLYRFVDEMYSYAETHASLAAHKHEREQWDEPYVAQTSWLVSLAAGVRASAVLLLLGSYWLMSDWPSGAMMTLIATVTVGLSAASPNPKRMSFQMACGTAIGAFIGFFETFFVFPWIDGFPLLCMVLAPVFVLGAFLSSRPAYAGYGIGLLVFFAIGSVPNNLTVYDPYSFINDYIGMVIGMFVCAAAGAIILPPNSRWLWSRLEQELREQVLFAISGRLRGIGSAFESRTRDLLHQAYGLAAGKPQVQSQLMGWMFTVLEVGHAIIELRKEQARAPIHPAYAESQPWRQAIRVMGRALARLFLQPNASNHERALVAVDHAIARVQATDEPFARHFDTSVLRRAQSYLHFIRSSLLDPQSPLAPAKGLHHVP is encoded by the coding sequence ATGAGCACTTCCAGTTTGCCCGTGCGCTGGCTGCAAAGCCTCGAATGGCGCCGGGGCTTCTTCGCCTGGGCGCGTACCGACGGGGTCACCTGGGTCTACATCTTCAAGGTGCTGGCAGCAGCGTTCATCACCCTGTGGCTGGCCATGCGCCTGGAACTGCCGCAACCGCGTACGGCGATGATCACCGTGTTCATCGTCATGCAGCCGCAGAGCGGCCATGTGTTCGCCAAGAGTTTCTATCGTGTGCTCGGCACCCTGGCTGGCTCGGCGATGATGGTCGCGCTGATCGCGATCTTCCCGCAGAACACCGAGCTGTTCCTGCCCAGCCTGGCGGTGTGGGTCGGCCTTTGCTCGGCCGGTGCCATGCGCTATCGCACCTTCCGCGCCTATGGCTTCGTACTTGCCGGCTACACCGCGGCAATGATCGGCCTGCCTGTGCTGCAGCACCCTGACCAGGCGTTCATGGCGGCTGTCTGGCGCGTGCTGGAAATTGCCCTGGGCATTCTGGTGTCGACGTTCGTCAGCGCCGCGATCCTGCCGCAGTCGGCCAGTGCCGCCATGCGCAACGCCTTGTACCAGCGCTTCGGGGTGTTTGCCGGGGTGGTGGTGGAAGCCCTGCGCGGCGATAGCCAGCGCGACCGTTTCGAGACCAGCAACGTGCGCTTCGTCGCCGAAGCGGTGGGGCTGGAGAGCCTGCGTAACGTCACCGCCTTCGAAGACCCGCACATGCGTCGACGCTCCGGCCGCCTGGTGCGCATGAACAGCGAGTTCATGGCCATCACCACGCGCTTCAACGCCCTGCATCGCCTGCTGGAGCGCCTTCGCGCCCGCGGCCCGCTGCAGATCGTCGGCGCCATCGAGCCGGGCCTGAACACCTTGGTGGAGCTGTTGCAGCCCTATGTGGGCCGGGCGCTGACCGATGCCGATGCGCTGCGCCTGACCCTGGAACTGGCGGCCTACAAAGAGGGCCTGCAAGCGCAGGTGCGTGGCCTGCGTGCCGACTATGTAGCAACCGGCCCCAGCGAATCCGATCTGCTCGATTTCCATACCGCGTTCGAGCTGCTCTACCGCTTCGTCGACGAGATGTACAGCTACGCCGAAACCCACGCTTCGCTGGCCGCGCACAAGCACGAGCGCGAGCAGTGGGACGAGCCCTATGTGGCGCAGACCAGCTGGCTGGTGTCGCTGGCCGCCGGTGTGCGGGCGTCGGCGGTGCTGTTGCTGCTGGGTAGCTACTGGCTGATGAGCGACTGGCCCAGCGGCGCCATGATGACCCTGATCGCCACCGTCACCGTGGGCCTTTCGGCCGCCTCGCCGAACCCCAAGCGCATGTCGTTCCAGATGGCTTGCGGCACGGCGATCGGTGCCTTCATCGGCTTCTTCGAAACCTTCTTCGTGTTCCCCTGGATCGACGGCTTCCCGCTGTTGTGCATGGTCCTGGCACCTGTCTTCGTGCTCGGTGCGTTCCTGTCGTCGCGGCCGGCGTACGCCGGTTACGGCATCGGCCTGCTGGTGTTCTTCGCCATCGGCTCGGTGCCGAACAACCTGACTGTCTACGACCCGTACAGCTTCATCAACGACTACATCGGCATGGTGATCGGCATGTTTGTCTGCGCGGCAGCGGGGGCGATCATCCTGCCGCCGAACAGCCGCTGGCTGTGGAGCCGTCTGGAGCAGGAGCTGCGCGAGCAGGTGCTGTTCGCCATTAGTGGGCGCCTGCGCGGCATCGGTTCGGCCTTCGAAAGCCGTACCCGTGACCTGCTGCACCAGGCCTATGGCCTGGCTGCCGGCAAGCCGCAGGTGCAGAGCCAGCTGATGGGCTGGATGTTCACTGTGCTGGAGGTTGGCCACGCCATCATCGAGCTGCGCAAGGAGCAGGCCCGCGCGCCAATCCACCCGGCCTACGCCGAGTCGCAGCCATGGCGCCAGGCCATTCGCGTCATGGGCCGCGCCTTGGCCCGCCTGTTCCTGCAGCCCAACGCCAGCAACCACGAGCGCGCCCTGGTCGCGGTGGACCACGCCATCGCCCGTGTACAGGCCACCGATGAGCCCTTTGCCCGGCACTTCGACACCTCGGTGCTGCGCCGCGCGCAGAGCTACCTGCACTTCATCCGTTCTTCCCTGCTGGACCCACAGTCGCCGCTGGCACCGGCGAAAGGATTGCACCATGTTCCGTGA
- a CDS encoding efflux transporter outer membrane subunit, with amino-acid sequence MKPAVRLSPLLLAVLLAGCTLGPDFQRPGSQAPQQWAALQGEAAASQPQAEPLELRWWETFHDARLSALIQRVADNNLDLQMASARLLQSRALRSTVAADETPSVDANVGYSRARNSAEGLSDPSGHAGKSAFNLWQGDLVAGWELDLWGRVRRQVEAADASVEVAENDRRGVLLALLSETAGNYIQLRAVQHTLDVTRDNLKVAEHSLKLSQDRQAEGVATRLDVAQASAQMASIEARLPSLEARRDDLINALSLLAAEPPRSLQAALLQGGELPAPQQTFAIGLPSELAERRPDIRQAEARLHAATASIGVAKADFYPSIRLSGSVGFQSMQLADFGGWDSRRFAFGPQLSLPIFEGGRLKGTLELREAQQQEAALNYRKVVLGAWHEIDDVLRLYNASQLRRDHLAEAVRQNRIALETAQRQYVEGAVDFLNVLTVQAALLASEEQWIDSSAAVSQALVGLYKALGGGWQAFDELPAKHV; translated from the coding sequence ATGAAACCTGCCGTACGCTTGAGTCCGCTGCTGCTGGCCGTGTTGCTCGCCGGCTGCACCCTCGGGCCGGACTTCCAGCGCCCGGGCAGCCAGGCGCCGCAGCAATGGGCAGCGCTGCAAGGTGAAGCCGCTGCGAGCCAGCCACAGGCCGAGCCGCTGGAGCTGCGCTGGTGGGAAACCTTCCACGATGCGCGCCTGAGTGCGTTGATCCAGCGCGTGGCCGACAACAACCTCGACTTGCAGATGGCCAGTGCACGCTTGCTGCAAAGCCGCGCCCTACGTAGCACGGTGGCAGCTGATGAAACGCCGTCGGTCGATGCCAATGTCGGTTACAGCCGCGCCCGCAACAGCGCCGAAGGCCTGAGCGACCCCTCTGGCCACGCCGGTAAATCGGCCTTCAACCTGTGGCAAGGCGACCTGGTCGCCGGCTGGGAACTGGACCTGTGGGGCCGGGTGCGGCGCCAGGTGGAGGCAGCCGATGCCAGCGTGGAAGTGGCCGAGAACGACCGCCGCGGCGTGCTGCTGGCGCTGCTCTCGGAAACTGCCGGCAACTACATCCAATTGCGTGCGGTGCAGCACACCCTGGACGTGACCCGCGACAACCTCAAGGTCGCCGAGCATAGTCTGAAGCTTTCCCAGGATCGGCAGGCCGAAGGTGTCGCCACGCGTCTGGACGTGGCCCAGGCCAGTGCCCAGATGGCCTCCATCGAAGCGCGCCTGCCGAGCCTGGAAGCCAGGCGCGATGACCTGATCAATGCCCTCAGCCTGCTCGCGGCCGAGCCGCCGCGCAGCCTGCAGGCAGCGTTGCTGCAGGGCGGCGAGCTGCCCGCGCCGCAGCAGACGTTCGCCATCGGGCTGCCGTCCGAGCTGGCCGAACGGCGCCCGGACATCCGCCAGGCCGAAGCGCGCCTGCATGCAGCCACCGCGAGCATTGGTGTGGCCAAGGCCGACTTCTATCCAAGCATCCGTCTGTCTGGCAGCGTCGGCTTCCAGTCCATGCAGCTGGCCGATTTCGGCGGCTGGGATTCGCGTCGTTTCGCTTTCGGCCCGCAGTTGTCGCTGCCGATCTTCGAGGGTGGCCGGCTCAAGGGCACCCTGGAACTGCGCGAGGCGCAGCAGCAGGAAGCGGCGCTGAACTATCGCAAGGTGGTGCTCGGTGCCTGGCACGAAATCGACGATGTGCTACGCCTGTACAACGCCAGCCAGTTGCGTCGCGACCACCTGGCCGAAGCGGTGCGACAGAACCGCATCGCTCTGGAGACCGCCCAGCGCCAGTATGTGGAAGGGGCGGTGGACTTTCTCAACGTGCTGACCGTGCAGGCTGCCTTGCTGGCCAGCGAAGAGCAGTGGATCGACAGCTCGGCGGCGGTGTCGCAGGCGCTGGTCGGGCTGTACAAGGCCTTGGGCGGTGGCTGGCAGGCATTTGACGAGCTGCCAGCGAAGCACGTGTAA
- a CDS encoding HlyD family secretion protein, whose amino-acid sequence MKKFFSLIATLLVLTAAVVIGRQLWLHYMTTPWTRDGRVRADIINVAADVPGYVVDVPVKDNQRVKKGDLLIQIDPEHYQLAVDQAKALVASRKATWEMRKVNAKRRADMDNLVISKENRDDASNIANSALADYQQAQAELAAAELNLKRTHIVATVDGYVTNLNIHKGDYARTGEAVMAVVDENSFWVYGFFEETKLPHVKVGDQAELQMMSGERIKGHVESIARGIYDRDNPQSRELIADVNPTFNWVRLAQRVPVRIHIDEVPDGFLLAAGTTCTVVVKPNES is encoded by the coding sequence ATGAAAAAGTTCTTCAGCCTGATCGCCACCCTGCTGGTGCTGACCGCTGCCGTGGTGATCGGTCGCCAGTTGTGGTTGCACTACATGACCACGCCGTGGACCCGCGACGGCCGCGTGCGTGCCGACATCATCAACGTCGCCGCCGATGTGCCCGGTTATGTGGTGGACGTGCCGGTCAAGGACAACCAGCGGGTGAAGAAGGGCGACCTGCTGATCCAGATCGACCCCGAGCACTACCAGCTGGCGGTCGACCAGGCCAAGGCCCTGGTTGCTTCGCGCAAGGCCACCTGGGAAATGCGCAAGGTCAACGCCAAGCGCCGCGCCGATATGGACAACCTGGTGATCTCGAAGGAAAACCGCGATGACGCCAGCAACATCGCCAACTCCGCCCTGGCCGATTACCAGCAGGCCCAGGCAGAGCTGGCGGCGGCCGAGCTGAACCTCAAGCGCACCCATATCGTCGCTACGGTGGACGGTTACGTGACCAACCTGAACATCCACAAGGGTGACTATGCGCGCACCGGCGAAGCGGTGATGGCAGTGGTCGACGAGAACTCGTTCTGGGTGTACGGCTTCTTCGAGGAAACCAAGTTGCCGCACGTGAAAGTAGGCGACCAGGCCGAGCTGCAGATGATGAGCGGCGAACGCATCAAGGGGCACGTGGAGAGCATCGCCCGCGGTATCTACGACCGCGACAACCCACAGAGCCGCGAGCTGATCGCCGATGTGAACCCGACGTTCAACTGGGTGCGCCTGGCACAGCGGGTGCCGGTGCGGATTCATATCGATGAGGTGCCGGACGGGTTTCTGCTGGCGGCGGGGACGACCTGTACGGTGGTGGTAAAGCCAAATGAGAGCTAA
- a CDS encoding SDR family NAD(P)-dependent oxidoreductase produces MHISLNGKRAIVSGSTAGIGLAIATGLAEAGAEVVLNGRTQARVDEALKAVRERLPQARIIGIAADLSTQEGAQQLFDQVPHTDILVNNLGIFEPKPFFEIIDADWQRFFDVNVLSAVRLSRHYAQGMAERTWGRVIFLSSESALQIPTEMIHYGMTKTALLAVSRGLAETLAGTGVTVNAVLPGPTRSEGVGDFFAKLAQEQGVSADELEANFLAEHRPTSLIKRLATVEEVANMVVYLASMQASATTGAALRVDGGVLRSIA; encoded by the coding sequence ATGCACATTTCCTTGAACGGTAAGCGCGCCATCGTCAGCGGCTCCACCGCCGGCATCGGCCTGGCCATCGCAACAGGCCTGGCCGAGGCGGGCGCCGAGGTGGTACTCAACGGCCGTACCCAGGCCCGTGTCGACGAGGCGCTCAAGGCCGTGCGCGAGCGTTTGCCGCAAGCGCGCATCATCGGTATCGCCGCCGACCTGAGCACCCAAGAGGGCGCACAGCAGCTGTTCGACCAAGTGCCGCACACCGACATTCTGGTCAACAACCTCGGCATCTTCGAGCCCAAGCCGTTCTTCGAGATCATTGATGCCGACTGGCAGCGCTTCTTCGACGTCAACGTGCTTAGCGCCGTGCGCCTGTCGCGTCATTACGCCCAGGGCATGGCCGAGCGCACGTGGGGGCGGGTGATCTTCCTGTCCAGCGAGTCGGCGTTGCAGATCCCGACCGAGATGATTCACTACGGAATGACCAAGACGGCGTTGCTGGCAGTGTCCCGTGGGCTGGCCGAGACCCTGGCCGGTACCGGGGTGACCGTGAACGCGGTGCTGCCAGGGCCGACCCGCTCGGAAGGTGTGGGCGACTTCTTCGCCAAGCTGGCGCAGGAGCAAGGTGTTTCCGCCGATGAACTGGAGGCCAACTTCCTTGCCGAGCACCGGCCGACTTCGCTGATCAAGCGGCTGGCGACGGTGGAGGAGGTGGCCAACATGGTGGTCTATCTGGCCTCCATGCAGGCCAGCGCCACGACCGGAGCGGCATTGCGGGTGGATGGCGGGGTGCTGCGCTCCATCGCCTGA
- a CDS encoding DUF1656 domain-containing protein yields the protein MPREIAFHGVYMPTMTLMFLFALGLAWGLDRFIASHDGYRFFWHPALLRLSLFVCLFGALALSLYW from the coding sequence ATGCCCCGTGAGATCGCCTTCCATGGCGTTTACATGCCCACCATGACCCTGATGTTCCTGTTTGCCCTGGGCCTGGCCTGGGGCCTGGACCGGTTCATCGCCAGCCATGATGGCTACCGCTTCTTCTGGCACCCGGCGCTGCTGCGCCTGAGCCTGTTCGTCTGCCTGTTCGGCGCCCTGGCGCTGTCGCTCTACTGGTGA
- a CDS encoding universal stress protein, with the protein MPSPVLIAIDASPASAALLTLARRYCRPGEHELHVLLAIDSTFAVHDKPAPYTVEELEEYPAACEEQRLGDRAVAEAVQQLQQAGFSSQGCMVAGQPVEAIVSKAQALNCELIIMGHRHLSRLGRLLDPSISAKVIDRVEVPVLVGVAY; encoded by the coding sequence ATGCCCAGCCCCGTCCTGATCGCCATCGACGCCTCCCCCGCTTCCGCTGCCCTGCTCACCCTCGCCCGCCGCTACTGCCGCCCGGGCGAACACGAACTGCACGTGTTGCTGGCCATCGACTCCACCTTCGCCGTGCACGACAAACCCGCGCCCTACACCGTTGAAGAACTGGAGGAGTATCCCGCCGCCTGCGAGGAGCAACGCCTGGGCGATCGCGCCGTGGCCGAGGCCGTACAACAGTTGCAACAGGCCGGTTTCAGCAGCCAAGGCTGCATGGTCGCCGGGCAGCCGGTCGAGGCGATCGTCAGCAAGGCACAGGCACTGAACTGCGAGTTGATCATCATGGGCCACCGCCACCTGTCGCGGTTGGGGCGGCTGCTGGACCCGTCCATCAGCGCCAAGGTCATTGATCGGGTCGAGGTGCCGGTGCTGGTGGGGGTGGCTTACTAA
- a CDS encoding HlyD family secretion protein: MTNNRKTLLIGSVLAVAVLAGIVGPWLFGSDHRQSTNDAYVIADYTVVAPKVAGFIKEVLVEDNQQVQAGQLLATIDARDYQAALDAAQAQLLVAKAQSADARATLGRQAALIAQAQAAVTAAQAEAAFADHEVNRYSRLAEQGAGTVQNAQQARSRVDQARARLANAQAALVATRKQVDILTAQVASADGQLKRAEAGLEKAQLDLSYTRITAPVDGMVGERALRVGAFVNPGARLLSVVPLQHAYVVGNFQETQLTHVQPGQPVSISVDTFSGETLKGHVESIAPATGVTFAAVKPDNATGNFTKVVQRIPVKIVFDDGQPLLERLRVGMSVEATIDTQGDKLAGKEVSAR; the protein is encoded by the coding sequence ATGACCAACAACCGCAAAACCCTTCTCATCGGCTCGGTGCTCGCCGTCGCCGTGCTGGCCGGTATCGTCGGCCCCTGGTTGTTCGGCAGCGACCACCGGCAGAGCACCAACGATGCCTATGTGATTGCCGACTACACCGTGGTTGCGCCCAAGGTCGCGGGCTTCATCAAGGAAGTGCTGGTCGAAGACAACCAGCAGGTGCAGGCCGGCCAGCTGCTGGCGACCATCGATGCCCGAGACTACCAGGCCGCGCTGGATGCCGCCCAGGCGCAGCTGCTGGTGGCCAAGGCGCAGAGCGCCGATGCCCGCGCCACGCTCGGGCGCCAGGCCGCACTGATTGCCCAGGCCCAGGCGGCGGTGACGGCGGCCCAGGCTGAAGCAGCGTTCGCCGACCACGAGGTCAACCGCTACAGCCGCCTGGCCGAGCAGGGCGCTGGCACCGTGCAGAACGCCCAGCAGGCGCGCAGCCGGGTCGACCAGGCCCGCGCACGGCTGGCCAACGCCCAGGCGGCGCTGGTGGCAACACGCAAGCAGGTGGATATCCTCACGGCCCAGGTGGCCAGTGCCGATGGCCAGTTGAAGCGTGCCGAAGCCGGCCTGGAAAAGGCCCAGCTGGACCTGTCCTACACCCGCATCACCGCACCGGTCGACGGCATGGTCGGTGAGCGGGCATTGCGCGTCGGTGCCTTCGTCAACCCGGGCGCGCGCCTGTTGTCGGTGGTGCCGCTGCAGCATGCCTATGTGGTCGGCAACTTCCAGGAGACCCAGCTGACCCATGTGCAGCCGGGCCAGCCGGTGAGCATCAGTGTCGATACCTTCTCTGGTGAAACCCTCAAGGGCCATGTCGAGAGCATCGCCCCGGCCACCGGCGTGACCTTTGCTGCGGTGAAACCGGACAACGCCACCGGCAACTTCACCAAGGTGGTACAACGCATTCCGGTGAAGATCGTCTTCGATGATGGCCAGCCACTGCTCGAACGCCTGCGTGTGGGCATGTCGGTAGAAGCGACCATCGACACCCAGGGCGACAAGCTGGCCGGCAAAGAGGTGAGCGCACGATGA